In the genome of Pongo pygmaeus isolate AG05252 chromosome 9, NHGRI_mPonPyg2-v2.0_pri, whole genome shotgun sequence, one region contains:
- the LOC129007862 gene encoding olfactory receptor 56A4: protein MASPSNDSTAPVSEFLLICFPNFQSWQHWLSLPLSLLFLLAMGANTTLLITIQLEASLHQPLYYLLSLLSLLDIVLCLTVIPKVLAIFWFDLRSISFPACFLQMFIMNSFLTMESCTFMVMAYDRYVAICHPLRYPSIITDQFVARAVVFVIARNAFVSLPVPMLSARLRYCAGNIIKNCICTNLSVSKLSCDDITFNQLYQFVAGWTLLGSDLILIVISYCFILKVVLRIKAEGAVAKALSTCGSHFILILFFSTVLLVLVITNLARKRIPPDVPILLNILHHLIPPALNPIVYGVRTKEIKQGIQNLLKRL, encoded by the coding sequence ATGGCATCACCCAGCAATGACTCCACTGCCCCAGTCTCTGAATTCCTTCTCATCTGCTTCCCCAACTTCCAGAGTTGGCAGCACTGGCTCTCCCTGCCCCTcagccttctcttcctcctggccATGGGGGCTAACACCACCCTCCTGATCACCATACAGCTGGAGGCCTCTCTGCACCAGCCCCTGTACTACCTGCTCAGCCTTCTCTCCCTGCTGGACATCGTGCTCTGTCTCACAGTCATCCCCAAGGTCCTGGCCATCTTCTGGTTTGACCTCAGGTCAATCAGCTTCCCAGCCTGCTTCCTCCAGATGTTCATCATGAACAGTTTTTTGACCATGGAGTCTTGCACATTCATGGTCATGGCCTATGACCGTTATGTGGCCATCTGCCATCCATTGAGATACCCGTCTATCATCACTGACCAGTTTGTGGCTAGGGCTGTCGTCTTTGTTATAGCCCGGAATGCCTTTGTTTCTCTTCCTGTTCCCATGCTTTCTGCCAGGCTCAGATACTGTGCAGGAAACATAATCAAGAACTGCATCTGCACTAACCTGTCTGTGTCCAAACTCTCTTGTGATGACATCACTTTCAATCAGCTCTACCAGTTTGTGGCAGGCTGGACCCTGTTGGGTTCTGACCTTATCCTTATTGTTATCTCCTATTGTTTTATATTGAAAGTTGTGCTAAGGATCAAGGCAGAGGGTGCTGTGGCCAAGGCCTTGAGCACATGTGGTTCCCACTTCATCCTCATCCTCTTCTTCAGCACAGTCCTGCTGGTTCTGGTCATCACTAACCTGGCCAGGAAGAGAATTCCTCCAGATGTCCCCATTCTGCTCAACATCCTACACCACCTCATTCCCCCAGCTCTGAACCCCATTGTTTATGGTGTGAGAACCAAGGAGATCAAGCAGGGAATCCAAAACCTGCTGAAGAGGTTGTAA